The DNA window CGGGGTCTGACTCAGCGTCGTCGCGCGAGCGGCGAGAGCGCCACGACGACGGCGACGATGATGAGCGCGACCAGCGCCAGACCGCCGTACCCGATCAGGCCGAGCACGACGCCCGCGAGGATCGCACCGGCGGCTCCCACCAGGCTCATCGTCAGGTCGCTGCGGCCCTGGCGACGGGTGCGGAGCGCGACCGAGGACGCCTCGGTGAGCAGCGCGGAGCCCGCCACGGTGGACGCGCTCCAGCCGAGACCGAGCACCACGAGCGCCACGGTGACCGCCGCCGTGCTGTCCTGACCGAGCGCCGCGGTGAGCAGCGACACGAGCAGCAGGCCCTGTCCGATGAGGATGACGGGCACGCGGCCGATCCGGTCGGCGAGGATGCCGAAGACAGGCGACAGGGCGTACATGCCGGCGATGTGCAGACTGATGGTGAAGCCGATGACGGTGATGGATGCCGCGTCGCCCTCGCCGTGCATGAGGTGGAGCAGATGCACCGGGGTCATCGCCATGACGGCGACCATGACACCGTGGGCGCCCGCGACGGCGAAGATCGCGTAGCGGGCGGCGACCGGCCGGTCGGGTCGCGGCGCCGCACCGCCCGCCGAGGCGGCCGCCGCCGACACCCGCGCCGCCAGCAGGAGCGGGTCGGGGCGGAGCGCGGCGAGGTACAGGATGACGGCGAGCACCTGTGCGACGACGGTGAAGGCGAACGGGCCTGTGAGCGGTGGCATGCCCAGGAGGTCGCCGACGACGGCACCCGGACCGACGAGGTTCGGCCCGAGGACCGCCCCCAGCGTGGTCGCCCAGACGACCACCGACAGATCCCGGCCGCGCGTGGCATCCGTCGCCAGGTCGGTCGCAGCGAAGCGGGACTGCAGGTTCGCTGCCTGACCCGACCCGATCAGGCCGAAGCCGACGAGGAGCAGGGGGAAGGACGCCGCCCGCACCGCGGTGACGACGATGATCACGCCGACGAGGGCGATCAGCATGCCGACGCTGAGGGCGAGCCGCCGTCCTCGGGCGCGGGCGAGCCGCGCGAGCGGGATCGCGAGGATCGCCGTTCCGAGCGTCACCCCCGCGGTCGCGAGTCCCGACAGGGCGTCCTGTCCGGAGAGCTGCTGCGCCAGCACCGCTCCGAGGGAGACGGTGGCGCCGAACGCGAGCCCGCCGAGCACCTGACCCGCCGCGAGCACCGTGACGGTGCGACGCTGGATGCCCGCGACGGCCACCGCATCACGCCCGTCGATCATCCCGCGATCGGCGG is part of the Microbacterium lemovicicum genome and encodes:
- a CDS encoding MFS transporter → MTGTAADRGMIDGRDAVAVAGIQRRTVTVLAAGQVLGGLAFGATVSLGAVLAQQLSGQDALSGLATAGVTLGTAILAIPLARLARARGRRLALSVGMLIALVGVIIVVTAVRAASFPLLLVGFGLIGSGQAANLQSRFAATDLATDATRGRDLSVVVWATTLGAVLGPNLVGPGAVVGDLLGMPPLTGPFAFTVVAQVLAVILYLAALRPDPLLLAARVSAAAASAGGAAPRPDRPVAARYAIFAVAGAHGVMVAVMAMTPVHLLHLMHGEGDAASITVIGFTISLHIAGMYALSPVFGILADRIGRVPVILIGQGLLLVSLLTAALGQDSTAAVTVALVVLGLGWSASTVAGSALLTEASSVALRTRRQGRSDLTMSLVGAAGAILAGVVLGLIGYGGLALVALIIVAVVVALSPLARRR